The following proteins are encoded in a genomic region of Zea mays cultivar B73 chromosome 9, Zm-B73-REFERENCE-NAM-5.0, whole genome shotgun sequence:
- the LOC118473304 gene encoding uncharacterized protein, with translation MPAPSPQQAATAGSRGQATWGCRRPSQLLGWARPPPGTARLAPPRSADAGEPRQGKADPLSPVRSKEEDDGPICKFQNSRGDREMMIEPVMWCHPQDAVGGRPEE, from the exons ATGCCCGCGCCATCGCCGCAGCAGGCTGCCACCGCGGGCTCGCGTGGACAGGCCACCTGGGGCTGCCGCCGGCCCAGCCAACTCCTTGGCTGGGCGCGCCCTCCACCAGGGACGGCTCGGCTGGCCCCGCCGCGCTCGGCCGACGCCGGCGAGCCCCGGCAAGGCAAGGCCGATCCCCTTTCCCCTGTACGTTCCAAGGAAGAAGACGATGGACCAATCTGCAAATTCCAGAACAGCAGGGGG gaccgagagatgatgatcgagccagtgatgtggtgccacccacaagatgcagttggtggacgacctgaagagtga